One Primulina eburnea isolate SZY01 chromosome 4, ASM2296580v1, whole genome shotgun sequence genomic window, tattttttttaaacataacaCACAAAACATTaataaacaatttttatttaCTAAACGATCAAATTATTTACTTTTTATgacttgatttatttttaataatttaaacagAATTAATCAcgataaaaaaatatcaatgaGATAATTAAAGCAATAATTTATtgttacttttttaaaaaaaatatataaaacaattggttatttatcaattttatgatGTAGATTTTCGATCAAACATTTAGACTCaactcattaaaaaatattatttttttataccaaaagtattattattattattattattattcataatagtttataaatcaaaatcaaccagtctcataattatatattagtGAGATCGTTTCAAAAAATTACTCAACTTTCTGCTTATACATGCAGGAAGAAGAGATTAGAAGGTAATAAATGTTGTATGATAAATATGAGGTGAGGGCAATGTCAGCTGCCACGAGATGAAATCATTTATAATTTCAACGACTcattgttttattgcattaagtTTTGGTTGGTAATGTCACCTTACGTTTATACAAGGAAATAATGATTTCAATAACACAGACAGATTCTCCCCCGATGCTATTTATTAGTAATTTAAAATGATAGATATTTAATTATTTCGAGTCATGTATTGTCAACATTCTTGCCCCAAATCAAGATTCGGTACACTTATTGCAGAGAAAAATCATTTAGTatagtttaattatttattttactctTATTTGATTCATTCTTTGTTAACAGATATATATTAGTAAAAAAAATGctaataaagaaaataaaacataCATACTCAAAATGGTActttttttaattatgtttttttatgattagattTAGGTATCATCCTTGTTTGACGGTGTTGACATTGATACGGTGTGTCGGTTTCACTATTTATAACGAGTATCGTTTAGTTGGTAGGATGAGATATACGAATGATGTGGAATAAGAAGATAAGGAATAGAGTggttctcttgtgagacggtcttacgaagaatctttatctgtgagatgtgtCATCCCTaccgataaaaagtaatatttttttatgatgacccaaataagatatctgtttcacaaaaaAAGCCCATAAGactgtctcacataagtttttatcTAAAGAAAAATAACACGATAAGTTATATGAtgtttgtattattttaaaataataaattatttcatgaatattattataattatcaaAATTAGTCTAATGAAATAGTTAATAATATAgtcttaaattaaatatttgaataaataatgattttttttcaagtatttaattaaatacatttcagcaataaattttaaaatgtcaCGTTAAAATTTCAGCAACTATTTCAAAACAAAATGAAATCTACTATTATATATAATTGAATTACATTTATACAAAACCTAAATCCAACAAATCAGTCGAAATAAAACATTTATGGAGAAGAAATTAAGATTTATACATCGATCTAGCTAATTAATTCGTAACATTTGAtcaattttgaagaaaacaataatatttaaacataatcgatttaattaattttaaagccAAACTCTTGTACGTAAAATTGATTATAAGACATTGgttcattaattaaataaaaactaaatCAAAATGAAAGTAAACCAAATTCATGAAGAAGAACTTATTATAATttactaaatcatatataatttcttaaaaaaatacagCTCAATTTATTACATTAGAGCCAACAGACAATAGCGATACAAGAAAATAAACCTCTAGTTAAGTAACTCTAGAGCAAAACAAAGGTTTTCTCCCTACACTGATCAGCCTTTGTTTACTTGTCGACCCATCGGTCAATACCCGAACCTGTTAGCCTTGCACGCGTGGTGAAATCTTAGCTGCCACTCTTGCTTTCTTCAGACAAGACAACACCACATTGCTGGATTTGTTTGAGGTCGTTCATGACTTTTCTAGTTTTTGTAGTAAATAAAACCTTCTTCATCGTCAGTGATTCGATGCATGGAGGCATCAACTGCAGCAACAAAAGAATACAATAAATACTCGCCGGGTGAGATCGTGCGAAAACTATTGACGCAATATGAATGGGTTTAAGTAGTGTATAATAAACTCTTCTATAGTACCTGTGGGGAAAATGATTTTGGGTCATGCACTGTCGCCTAGAACAGCATCTTTTATCCTTTCAATAGTGCACTTGATCAAGCTATTGACTGTTGCCACAGATCCTAAAGAGAGCTTCGCAGTAGGGACAGAATCAACCAATATCTGAAATGAGACAGTCAGTAAAGATCCCCCGGAACCAATCTCCAGGCCCCTACCCGCCTGATGATTGTTTGGCCCATCGGGGAGTATGGCAAAGCCCGACGGCAAGAGGGCGACATAATCCGGGTCTCCGCCACTTAAGACAACGTTCATGGCCACAATGTCGACTGGCGCATAAATGACATATGAGCCTGTCGAATCTGTGGAACTCTCCTGTAGGATCAGCATGTTGCTTTGGCTTGAGTTTGCACTCTGCATTAAGACGAACGAGATCAGTAGTAAATTAACTAATTCGATGAGAAAATATGTGATGGTCCAGATTTAAATAATAAGACTCATAATTTACAcggaaaaaatatatttgacaCTATCTTTTTACCACATTTGTCGCAAATCAAGCTTTTCAAGTTAATTAAACTAAAACCTTACATTAACACGGAGTAAAGAGACGCAGTTCCCAGGATCACGGCCATTGGCAATATGTGCCATTTCTTGAACGAGGCCGCCATTCGAAAGAATATCCCACTTTAATTTATCGTACATGAAGCAGAAGATACAAATTACATTTATGAAATAATATGCCCAAGTTAAAATTCGGACCGAAATTCTATGTTTGAACTGTTCATGTGTACCTCACTTCTCGAATTCTCGTCCCTCAGGAAATCAAAAACTCTCTTGGGTGAAACTGGAAGCCAGAATGAAGTTGCGGCACTCAGCACAATTCCAGGCGGCCTGCCGGGATCGTCCATGCTTTTCCGAGTCATGACTCGAACATCATCAGCGCCGCTTCCGGAAAGTGTCGTCCATGCATGCGCCGTTGAAGCACCAACTCCGGTACAGAAACTCACCACCATTCTTTCAGCCAGTTTCAGCATACTCTTTCTACCCCCCGGGGACGATATCACTTCAagagatattttttttttcttttcctgaTCAGTGTTTGCGAAAAAGGACATTAAATTAATCGAAGCATGATTAACTTACCTCCGATGTCACCGGCCGAAATGTTGTTTGCCAATGCACTTGCTAAACGTTCACATTGTCGGTCAAGTGTTGTTACCCAGCGTCTTGCCCCAAATGCCATTCCTGATTCAACTAGAGGTTTATAGATACTATGAACAGATCTGTCATCCACCTCCACATGTTCAACCCATGTAACCTAACATATTAATTAAGGTCAGAGACAATTTCATGATCCCGTCTAGGAGTATCCAGGCTTCACATGGTATTCGTGAGAATTGAATCGGTTTATACCTTTGAGTAACCATTAGGAAGTTCTTGAATCAAACAACCTGATGGCCTTCTTCTACATCTTGAGATAGAGGTAGGTCTAAGGTTGTCTAAAGAAACATCAACAACAGCCCAAATCCCTTCCGTGTGTTGTTTGCAGTATCTGACGAAATAGATTTCGCGGGTTGGAGCTAATGGAGACGGGACCTGGAACTCGGCTGACATCTGAATCACAACATTAAGAACATGTCATTAAAATTTGCTGCAGTATACGAACTAATTTCCGCAAGAATCCGGCCATTGCCAATCAGTAAACATAATTTCCATATTTGAATTGATCAAATACAATGAATACATACAATcagtatacacacacacacacacacataccaCTTGAAGAGCTCCATTATAGTTGCCTGCCACGCCGGTCGACAATACTTTCACGGTCACTGCTCTGGAAACAATACTAGAGAACACGCTCGACCATTGATTCTACAATTACCGTTCCAGATTATTCGGTTTTGCAAATGAAGCCAAGATAGAGATAAATGCCAAAAAGCTCATATGCGCGAAATTAACCTACCACATCCATCAAGATCTCCACCAGATTAATATGGTTCATAATCACGACAGAAGACTCCCGCGAGGCTTCAGATTTCATTCCCAATGGCTTTGGTCCAATCCCACGAGGAAAAGTTCGAATATATTCATCTTCACTCAAAACCTGAACAGAACTCGCCTCAGTGCTCCGAATCCACAAGGGCTCTCCAGTTTGCGCCATTCGTATAAGTTCCTCCATAGCAGATACAGCCAGATCGATGATCACTGGCTTGTCAGCGTCGGTAGGGCCAGAAATTGATCTAAGAAGATCAGGAGCTCCATAAACCTCTCCACCGATGCCTGTTTGTGGTACGAAATTCCCTGTTCCAAGATCAAATGAACGAGTTGCTCCTTCAGGTAGACGAGGAGAAGAGAGCATAGGTTTGCCTACATACTTTGCAGCTATTCCGAAAATCCTATCAATCTGGAAACGACATACATAACCATTGTTTACTTCATTTGACATTTAATGAAACATGTTCCCCCATATCTCTTCAATCAGTCAATCATTAACTTCATGTTATATTATTCACATTTTTATAAGATACGGAGAATTGAAGTCCTCTTGCAGTTACCTCTTCTCTCAAGCGGCTATTTTCAATCCTGAGTTGCTGCTCATCGAAGGACATTTCTCCAATGGCAGACGGGCCACCACAGTTGGGACAAGTAGCATTACTGAGAGCTTCCTTGTACTGTAAGTTCTCCGCACGAAGCTTATCATTCTCGGTTTTCAGACTTGTGTTCTCATGGCGTTCATGTTGAGCCTGCATGCACAATTATCCATCATCGATGAAATTAACCACACTAAACAAAGCTCGAAGTCAAGTTGAGTAAAGAAACTGTCTTCACCTTCATCTGGGTGCGTTTGTTTTGGAACCAAAATTTCACTTGCAGAGGCTCCAGCGTTAATCTCCGTCCAAGCTCCTTTCTTTGCTTGTCATCAGGATGCGGGCATtccttgaaatatctgttcaaaTGTTTACTTTACAAAAAGAAATGAAGAATTTTTACATAAATGTGATTTAATTGCAGGTGTAGTACTAACAACtccatttcttgaatttgatgCTGCGTGTGGCGATGGTATGGCTTCTTCTTGGGTCTTTCATTGGGGTCTTGATCATCAATGGAGTCTGGAGCTTCCACTGTGTTATTGCCTAATTTTTCGTACTGATCATCACCCCCGATTATGTCCATTTCATTTTCTGGGGTTTTATGCTCCATATCCAGCAAAAGTTGGTGCCCATCAAACATGTTTTGTGGAAACATCTTTAGCTATTTACCTATGATCTACGCAGAGAAATAAATGCTCGAGTCTTGCAACTGAAATGGAAAAGAATTGTAATGAGAACACGAAGAATATATATATTCCATTAAAGAAATGTAGAAAGATTAACGCTCTTTAAAAATACTAGCTTTAGCAGATTAATTAACACTGAATTAATTGATCAATGGAATAAATAATTTCTAGCCCGCTCATAAGATCTCAGCGAGTTTATAGACGAAGCCAAAGAACTGCGACGCGACGGTTGACTCTTGACACAAAACATAATGCGTCAAAAAATCTTGACCTGGTAGAAAAATTAATTGTAGAGTGTCCAAAAGTGTTCATTGAAATTAATAGTGGTGAATGACGATGTTGGTACAGCAAGTTGAAACGAAGGGtggataaattaatttaatgtgACAACAGAAAAGTTATGATTTTGCACAAATTCTAAAACCAGAAATATATATTCATGGAACCTTCTTGTTTGCCCAAGAATGGCTGGGTTTTTCTCACTGGCAAGAAAATTCGTAACATCATCATCAACCCTTGAAGCTAAATGATCGCTCCCAAGAAACCCTAATTAAAAAGCTCACTCACGAATGAAATTGGTTCTTTTTTTCCGGGTTTTTAGAAGATAGTAAATTGGGTTGAAATGACAGTGATTGCTGATCTGGCAGTATCTTAATTGGCATTGACTTTGATTCTTGGTTTTGGGTTGATGGACAAAACATTTGTTCTATTCGGACTTACATCAATCTCAAAAGCTAATTATAAGTATTATTCAAATCTATATATGAAACTTCCGAAAACTCTGACCAACCTAAATGAGACATATTAACACATTCTCTCACGCACAAGAATGAACAACTGGAGTATGAAAAATTTAACTACCTCAAGTGATTATCGAAGTACTTACAAGCCATTATCATATATGCAATTCTCATGGATTTTACCGAACCGGTATGAGACAACTAACACACCTTTTCATTTCTAAGAATAAACATCTGGAACATGAAGTTTACAAGCATTTTAACTATGAttagtccaacacataacgatgGATCGAGATTGGAACCTACATCTTATAATTGAACCTAGCTAACTCAACTAAAAAAACTAGGTCAAGGGAATAATTGTTGAAATCCACGTATGCAAACTCCTGAAGGGCAAGGAAGGAAAGAGTCGGGACTGGGTAGATAGAATTCTTATTGTGGAACTTCAACCCCATGTAAAGTTGCAACTCTCGAACCGATGAGAGATATTTTAATGGACATCGTAACGGTCATGACATGCGAAAGATGattcgatatttttttttttcaaaaaaagacTCACGTTCTCAGAATCTGAAATGGCGTTCTTTGGAGTACACCTCTATATTTTTTCAATACAAACTGAGTGGAGTGTAACTCAAATCTTCTCTCTGCCAACAAAAAGAATAAACAATAAACCTCAGTACAGCAAATGAAGCTTAATATTTTCCCGGCAGAAACTTATAGCAAGAAAATTAACTGACGTGTTTCGACAttacatgaatgaatggagCGCGGACTCGCCGTTCGTGAAACTTCCACTGGGAAAAAGTGAGAACCCTTTACAGAATCAAGTTTGGAAAATAGATATAGAAGTATTTCAGGTAAAAGGAATGCCGGGAAAGCAGTATTTGATTTGTGAAGGAGTACGGGGAATTCAGGTTTATTGATGATGCTACTGGTTTTCTTGCAAAAGAACCTTTATTTAACTTAAGAAAAACAATATACGATGTGAAAGAGAGTGAATTAGTAATTGAAGAATCGGAGGAGGAAGGAAGCTCTGATATGAAGAATTGGTGGTGAAGAAGGCGAAGAGAAACAGGTGGAGAAGCGATGACAGAAATAGATTTAATGCAAATAGCATTAATGGCGGGCCAGGTGGGTTGGGGTT contains:
- the LOC140829043 gene encoding homeobox-leucine zipper protein PROTODERMAL FACTOR 2-like; its protein translation is MFPQNMFDGHQLLLDMEHKTPENEMDIIGGDDQYEKLGNNTVEAPDSIDDQDPNERPKKKPYHRHTQHQIQEMELYFKECPHPDDKQRKELGRRLTLEPLQVKFWFQNKRTQMKAQHERHENTSLKTENDKLRAENLQYKEALSNATCPNCGGPSAIGEMSFDEQQLRIENSRLREEIDRIFGIAAKYVGKPMLSSPRLPEGATRSFDLGTGNFVPQTGIGGEVYGAPDLLRSISGPTDADKPVIIDLAVSAMEELIRMAQTGEPLWIRSTEASSVQVLSEDEYIRTFPRGIGPKPLGMKSEASRESSVVIMNHINLVEILMDVNQWSSVFSSIVSRAVTVKVLSTGVAGNYNGALQVMSAEFQVPSPLAPTREIYFVRYCKQHTEGIWAVVDVSLDNLRPTSISRCRRRPSGCLIQELPNGYSKVTWVEHVEVDDRSVHSIYKPLVESGMAFGARRWVTTLDRQCERLASALANNISAGDIGVISSPGGRKSMLKLAERMVVSFCTGVGASTAHAWTTLSGSGADDVRVMTRKSMDDPGRPPGIVLSAATSFWLPVSPKRVFDFLRDENSRSEWDILSNGGLVQEMAHIANGRDPGNCVSLLRVNSANSSQSNMLILQESSTDSTGSYVIYAPVDIVAMNVVLSGGDPDYVALLPSGFAILPDGPNNHQAGRGLEIGSGGSLLTVSFQILVDSVPTAKLSLGSVATVNSLIKCTIERIKDAVLGDSA